GATTGTTCTGTAGGGGATGGTGGATGCAGGGGAGCAGGTCTCTGTCACGCTGCAGCGGGAGTTCTCGGAAGAAGCGTTGAATTCGTTGGCAGCCCTGCCATCAGAGAAGGCAAAAATCAGTGAGCGCATCATCAATCTCTTCAAAACGCCAGGGTTTCAGGTCAGCTATTGACACCCACTCATTTACTATCTGCCACAATTTAGTCTACAAgttagtgtttttctttttgtcttcttcaGGTCTATAAAGGCTATGTGGACGATCCCAGAAACACTGACAATGCTTGGATGGAGACAGTCGCTGTCAACTTCCACGACGAATCAGGTATCCTTAATTATActcatatttcttttaattgtcaaaatattacattttgcaCTTTAGAAATCCAGTATATAATTCATGCCACCTAGCTCTAACAATTTGCAAACCATGTTTTAAAAACGGGTTCTTGAGAAATTTTCTCTCcggtgacaaaaaaaacaacatgttttttttgtatgacatATCTTTGTTGTTACCGTAGGCAACAGTGTGAGCAAGCTGCCGCTGCAAGCCGGCGATGACGCAGGACAAGTCCAGTGGGTTGATATTGACTCGTCCTTCCCGCTGTATGCGAGCCATTCCCATTTCCTGGAGCTGGTTGCCAAAGAGAGGAAGGCTCACTGGTAACCAAGGAGGACAGACTCTGACACGACGACGATGAAGGAAACGTGAAGGGGCCTTGTTGCTCTCTGAGTGCTTATGTGTTTAGGATGCATGACACCTAAACTTATGCAGATCTTACCTCACtaatttaaacataataatcatAGTAACCAAAACGTTTAATATGCATCTTATTAGGTTCATATGTATGCCCACTATACGATGAAAAGCACCAGTGTGATTGCGGGTTTGGATTAATAAAGCAGAGTGTATGAAATGATTGAAACAAGTATGTTGAGCCATAGTAGCCATGTTAGAGCTACTATTTGATTTTtgtcacagaaaagaaaaaaaaaaagagtaggtgtacattttcattaaaaaagaattCAACTCACCGCTTTGAAGAAGCTTAACACTAGACTAAAATGCAAGATGCTGCTGAGTGCCACGCCACATTATTTATATTGGCACTAATTATGCAAATTAATTCAACATTAACAAGGATCACATTAACCCAGCGTGAAATTGTAAGAACAAACACAATGAGCTGCTGAACACAACACGTACTACATTAATTTAAGTGTGATATGATAAGGAGGGATGATCAAAATGAAATAGTGCGGGATTGACTTTGATCTCTAGATGTGAATAGAGTAAGGAGATGTGCTGGAGCTGCCCACACAGCCCAGCAGAGCTCCAGAGCTGAGCACAGACGGGCCGAAGCTGGAggacaaacatgttttcaagtGGGAACAGACTGTGGAAGCAAAGGCCACTTCACACTCGACAGCCTGCCTTTTCCCGAAATGTTCACATCAGAACGTGTCATCTCACTGCTGGGCGTACTTTGCGatgaggcagggagggagaatTACGCATTAAAAAGGCTCGTATCTGTTGGACACTTCTTTCATCAAGAGGCATGTTTGTCTTCTGGATGAACTAACACTTTTTATAAGGTGTGATGTGAAAATTCTACACGCTATAACACCAGTGAGCATGTTAACGAAACACTGAAGGGAAATGGAGATGAATGTGGCTGTAAGAAAACTGCCTCAAACTATGTCCACAACAGACGTAGGAGGCGCCACAGATCCTAAAAGTCTTTTTATTTGCTCTCATAGCTGCTCAGGCCACaacatgtgtctgcatgttaTGGAATTAAATTCCATTAAGGTATGAAACCAGCAGCTGAACCCTTTCCTAAAAGCATACTCTTAAAAATCACACATGTTCAGATACACACTCAGCTCAGATAGACTCCCAGTACATCCAGGCCACTTACCATCACCACTGAAGCATTTACAGCCAGAGCACTGATTGCATTTATTGTTGCAGGAAGGGAGAGTATTTCCCATCCAGATTTCCCCGGTCGTATCCGTAACCTGCCAGTAACATAATCCTCTTAACCTTTGCATTTAAAAGttctgattgatttttttttctttcttcagctTATCGTGGTTAGGGCTTGTGGTTAGTACAAGacaatcaaaaatacatttatgataGAATGAGCGGTGAAATAATTCGAATTTTTATTAGTTTCATTATAATGAGTTTGCTGAATGGATTGACtgtatatttaatgtaaaaataaacacagaggtGTCTCCGTACTAAACTTGCACTGAAAAGAACTGACACGGTCTTTTTTTCGTATTAATTCTGACTCAGTTGCAATTGTATATCGGTACGAAATCACGATCTCATTTGTGCATTTCCCCtcataaaatatgtgttttgaagGTGGTTATTATACATGTTGTACTGTGTCTGTTGTCTCACAGTATGTGTAATATCAGCTGTAATTGCGTCTCAGCCTACATAGTCGTATTAGGAGACCTTATGCATTATGAAGTGcacttgttttctgtttgatcaTAAGAGATCTACTACATCAATGTctgatgtgtttcttttgtcatcgtgaaaagaaaaagctttggAAAAATACATTATCTTCAATATTTGTTCATTGCTTTattgagtattattattattatcatcattattatttattcattattattattattattattattataattaattataataattataattattatcatcattatcaacatcattattatcatcattattattatcaccattattattattattatcaccattattattattattatcatcatcattattattattatcattattattattatcatcattatttttcatcattattattattattattatcatcatcattatcattattattatcatcattattattatttttattattatcatcattattattattattaccatcattattatcattattattattataataattattattattatcatcattatcaccatcattattattattatcatcatcattattattattttcatcactattattattattattattttcatcattattattattattattattattattattatttcatcattattattattattatcattattattattttcatcattattattatcaccattattattataatattattatcattattattattatcattattatcatcattattattatcattattattatcattattattattattatcattattatcatattattcattattattattatcatcattattattattatcaccatcattattattattattataattattattatcatcattattattatcattattatttatcattattattattatattattattatcatcattattattattatatcattattattatatcattattattattattatcattattatcatattattattattattattattattatcattattattattatcatcattattattattattattatcattattattattattatcattattattattatatattattattattattattatttattataagctgtctatttatattaaacattttaaacattcagtTATGTGTGACGCGTCGTTAAGTCAACAGAACTCCACTACCCAGAATCCTCTGCGCCCCACCCACAAAAAAGCCGGTTAAGCTGACGACGTGGCCTCGCTGCAGCAGACCGGGGCGATTCAAACCGGCTCCGTCCACCTGTAGTCCAGAGAGGCCTCCACTCAGACACCTGACCGTCCGACACCATGACCGGGAAAACCAAGAGccgaatattattattattattattattattattattattattattattactatcattattataatattataataatcattattattattattattattattattatattattattattatttattattaccatcatcatcattattattattattattattattattatcataattaatataatatattattattattattatcatcatcatcattattattattatatcatcaccattattattattattattattattatttataataataatattattataataattattattattatcatcatcatcattattatcattattattattatcatcattattattattattattatcatcatcattattattattattatcatcatcatcattattattataataataataattattattatatcattattataataataataattattataataataataataatattattattattattattataataatattaattattattataataataataataataattattatcattatcattaatattattattatcatcatcattattattattatcattattattataatatcataatatcatatcattatcattattattattattatcatcattatattattattataagctgtgtatttatattaaacattttaaacattcagtTATGTGTGACGCGTCGTTACGTCAACAGAACTCCACTACCCAGAATCCTCTGCGCCCCACCCACAAAAAAGCCGGTTAAGCTGACGACGTGGCCTCGCTGCAGCAGACCGGGGCGATTCAAACCGGCTCCGTCCACCTGTAGTCCAGAGAGGCCTCCACTCAGACACCTGACCGTCCGACACCATGACCGGGAAAACCAAGAGCcgaattatattattattattattattattattattattattattattatattataataataataataatattattattattattattattattattattattattataatattattatcatcattattattattattatattattattatcattaatattatcaatattattattattattattattattattatcatcatcattattattattatcattattatcataattattattataattattattattataatattattattatcataacttattattatcatcatatataattattattataataattataattattattataattattattattattataataattattattattataatcatcataattattattattattatcattattatattattataataataataataataattattattattatattaattattataatactaattattattattattaccatcatcatcatcattattattattattattattataataataattattattattataagctgtctatttatattaaacattttaaacatgtacTGGTTTCAGTTATGTGTGACGTGTCGTCACGTCAACAGAACTCCACTACCCAGAATCCTCTGCGCCCCACCCACAAAAAAGCCGGTTAAGCTGACGACGTGGCCTCGCTGCAGCAGACCGGGGCGATTCAAACCGGCTCCGTCCACCTGTAGTCCAGAGAGGCCTCCACTCAGACACCTGACCGTCCGACACCATGACCGGGAAAACCAAGAGCCGCAGCGCTGCCAACGCGGAGTCCGTGACCGGCGGCGTCTCCTGCGACGAGCGCATCCTGCGGGACTGTCACCGCCTGTACACGGACCCGGACAGCGGTGAGTGGGCCGCCGTCTCCCCCGCTGGAGTGACGCCATGGCCGGGGAGAGAGTCTCTGCAGCACTCGGCACTTTGGCTGAGCTAACTGTTAGCACGCAGGCTAACAGTTTAACAAGGGGATGACGTCACGCTGGCTAGCCTCAATGCTAGTTTTATTAGCCATgctcagctgtcaatcaagtgtgcatcctctgtccttacctcctctgtccttacctcctctgtccttatgtccttacctcctctgtcctcacatcctctctcctcacatcctctgtccttacctcctctgtccttacaccctctgtcctcacatcctctgtcctcacatcctctgtcctcacaccctctgtcctcacaccctctgtccttacatcctctgtcctcacctcctctgtccttacaccctctgtcctcacatcctctgtcctcacatcctctgtcctcacaccctctgtccttacatcctctgtccttacatcctctgtccttacaccctctgtccttacatcctctgtccttacaccctctgtccttacatcctctgtcctcacaccctctgtcctcacaccctctgtcctcacaccctctgtcctcacatcctctgtcctcacaccctctgtcctcacatcctctgtccttacaccctctgtcctcacatcctctgtcctcacatcctctgtccttacaccctctgtcctcacatcctctgtccttacctaCCTCCTCAGTCcttacctcctctgtccttacatcctctgtccttatacacTCTGTCCTTACCTCCTCAGTCcttacctcctctgtccttacatcctctgtccttataccctctgtccttacatcctctgtccttacaccctctgtccttacatcctctgtcctcacatcctctgtccttacaccctctgtccttacaccctcacatcctctgtccttaaccTTCAGATTTAACCACAGCTCCAGCTCTACATTATTGAtccttaatttctttttttttttgatcgtgtttgttttttcagggtTGGTCTCAGTTGCTGAATCTGTGGATGTGAAGCTGCTGGCGCCCAGAAAAAAGATCACTGTGATGCTGATGGGGAACCACTCTGCTGGGAAAAGCTCCTTCATCAACTggtaaatatgattttaataaaGTATGTACTAACTATAAAGTGATATGCAACACAATGAAACATCTGGAAATATGAACGCATTAGAAAACCTTGTCTGGTCTCAGACTGTCCAACCGTATTCATGTCTGTTGCTTTCTGCTACGTCCCTCCTTTGCACAGTTTTTCGGCAATTCATTGGAGCATTTAACTGATAAATGTAatctattacattacattacattacagtcatttagcagacgcctttatccaaagcgacttacaataagtgtattcaacataggtattcaagagaactactgaccccagaagtcataagtgcatctcctttcttaaacaagcatctaagagcataaaccagagcaaaagtatagtgcagaggcaaactactacaataattgcaacaaactaaacgaatacaataattgcaacagactaatagaatataataagtgctacaaaaacgaataggataagtgcaacagacGAATATGAAtcaataagtgcagtaaacgaatacgaatacagtaagtgcaacaactaatacgaatgcaataagtgctacgaggaaggctcagggtagtgcttcttgaagaggtgagttttcagcctaaaagatgggcagcgactctgctgtcctgacgtcagtggggagttcattccaccactgaggggccaggacagaaaaaagctgcatCTATAATGCACGAGTGCAACACTAAGTATGCACCAGTCTATTGATTTTGCAGGATAATGTACTTTTAATTGATAGAGTTTGGACAGGTGACAAACCTGACATGGAAACATATATTTCTCCTCCATCTGTGCATCATGAAATTGTATATTCTGTGaccctttccttcctttttttttttttttttggtcaggTACGTCGAAGAGCACATCCAGCGCACTGGAGTGGCTATTGAGACTCAAGGCTTCAACTTTGTTACAAGTGGGCGCAAGAGAGAATCTCTCACCGTGAGTGCAACTTAATAATGTcaaaacatttactgtttatGGACGTTCTCATGATAGTGATGCTTATTACGTTACCATGCATTAGTTCCTCTCTAGTGTTTTCAGTTCTTCTTGATACCTCGTTTACAAACGACTAATCtggttctgtttttctttaggGAAATGCCACCCTTCATCTATATCCACATTTCAAGCCTCTGCAGGAGTTCAAAGGTGAGATTTCAGCTCAAATCACAATCCTTTAGAGGTCAAACAAGAATTCAAGTTCATGAGCACATTTGTTAAAGCAGTATAACTTATAGAAGAGCTTATTTTACAATGCTGCAGCTATGAGGCTTCAGCatgatgttttctgtcattgtaAAGTGATCACTATTGATCTGATCCGTGGTGTTGTGGATTGTTTTTCAGGTGTTTCTGAGTACTTGAGCACAGAGATCTGCACGTCACGACAGAAACGGTTCAGTCTGGTGACATTCGTGGATTCACCGGGGCTGGTGGACGGGGATATGAAGTATCCCTTTGACGTGGATGAGGTTATCATGTGGCTGGGTGAGTTACAACAAACTGACCTTGCCTGTTGTGTTACTGTAGTTATAGTTAATGAGGAATACTGGCCTCAAAGCACCAGACATTTAGTTATTTCTGCTTCAGTATTTGTGCTGCATTAGTGAGCTTTTTCCAGGTTAACTGCTCCTCTCACTATTTCCTGTGCGAGCTAACTGTGATTGGCTCAAAGCAAACCGTTGACAGTTCTTGTAATCATCTTTGAGTCACAGCATGATGAAACTGTGACGCGAGTCTAAATgtgaagcaataaaaaaaaaaagttactcaAAAGTTTTTGCTCTGACATACTTTCATTACCAtcattcatcttaaaacaacaataatctATTATGCATcatacattatgtttttttattttgtttagatTTCTTTATTCTGATCATTTTGCTCCCTCCCACTGTCACACTCAGGTGATCTCTGTGACCTGGTGCTGGTCTTCTTTGACCCCATGGGTCAGGCTCTGTGCAAGCGCTCCCTCAACATCGTGGAGCGTATGAACGAGAAACACGGAGATCGGCTGAGATTCTACCTGAGCAAGGCGGACGAGGCCGGGGGAGAGTCCGACAGACAGGTCTGCACGGCAACAGCTTTATTTATACGCTTGTGTTACGGGACGGCCTCCTTTCTTCAttgagttaaatgaaaaaacattatcCGCTCCTCCTAGTATGAACAGTTTCCACATTTATAAGAATTCAAAGTGTGTATGAGCACAGAACACACATTCACCTCCTTCTGTCTtatttctttgtctgtctcaGAGAGTAATGATGCAGATTGTTCAGGAGCTCTGCAAGCGACCGGGACTCAACAAATGTGGTTTTGACATGCCCACCATCTACATTCCTAATCCAAATAAGGTAAGAGTTGCACTTTTCATTAAGCTCTAGGGGATTGTTGACTTTTTAAAGGTTCATATCTCTGcttccttatttttttcttggcaTATTATTCCAATGGGTTTAAAGATCGTGATATAACTTTTTCTGACGGGTCAAAATTTtcatttgttgtctttgttcGTGTTCTCAGCCAAGCCGCTGTGTAAACCAGATCGAGGAGGTTTGTCGCACCATCGAGAAAACCATCAACCAAACGGTCCAGAACACACTCAACTCCCTGGAGAAGGACTGTGAGGTCATCAGCGAGGCCATCACTGACAAGCTCAGTGACGACCGGTAACTCACATAAACACTTTGTGCTCCGTAATACCATAATTGTTCTTTTCAAAATGGCATGCTTTAGTGTTGTAGAAGTAAGTACGCAGTGTAATGGGACCAGGATCTAGGAGCTTTCTTTGCATTTCTAAAAACTGTTTCATTGACTTCTATTCACCCAGACTGTGATGGTTGTCCTGTGCAGATATTTTACCTTAGTGGTCCTCACACAGTAGCATCAGTCAGAGAGTAAACCTGACCCTCTGCTCTCACAGGCAGACCAGCGCGATGAACCGACGGGCGCGCTGTAAGAGCTGCCTGCTGACTCTGCTGGGCTTCACCGTCCCTCTGGCTCTGATGGCTCTACTGGTTCTGGGCATTCTGTcccaggagctgctggaggtggCTCTGGGCCGCGAGGGCACAGAGACGCTGTCACTCTACCTGGTGAGTGTTGAAGGGAGTGCCAAGTTGTTGCTAAGTCTGCATGTAAAGCAGTCGGGTCTGATTTTAAAGCTGCTCTTGTAATCCACAGAGTCCCGTAGTCAAAGTGTTGGAGTCCCTCTCTGTGGAGCAGCAGCTCTACGGCTGTGGAGGAATGGTCctgctctccttcctcctgctcATCATCGCACGCTTCTCATTCAGGTAGAACAACAACACCTCAGCAGAGTcaccattttcatttcattcattgtaatatgttttatattcgGGTAAACTCTTCGTCCTGTTTCAACCTGTAATCtaattttatttcactttatttgttttgcttccTCCGATGGACACAGCTATATTCATTATCAATAACTCAACTAGAAGAGCACTCAGAGAACCTCTGCCAAGACCAGATGCCTTTTATGTATTCTCCCCGTGATTCAGATCAGCTCCAACATTTAATGGGTTCATCCTCAGTCTGGGCTCCATCCTTCCAGCACGTTTCATGAAAATCGGGCCAGTAGTTTTTTGTAGTCCTTCTGAAatcagacaaacaaaccaaaacaaaacctaCTTGGCGGAGGTGATTAATTAAGAAATAATCAATCACTAAAGGAATTGGTCAAGCAATATGTGCCAAATATTCCCTAGTTCCAGCTTGTCAATTGTAAGCATTtgctgttttgtctttatttgttataataaatacaacatctTTAGGTTTTTGGAGTTAGTCACACAATACATGAAGGTGAAATCACCTCGAGCTTTGAagtgttttgtgacattttattgaccaaaTGTGTTTTCGATTATagttgataatgaaaatagatGTTAGATGCGGCCGTGTTTTGTTCATAAACTACATGTGTACTGTACGTAGTATCAGTGTATCTGAGGTTCTGTTTGCACATGTTTTCCTTGACCATGATTCTTTTATTTCACTTGTGGGGTCAAGAACATAATCTATGTTAATCACTCATGTGATTTTGGTTTTCCTCGGATTTGCAGCTTTGCTCTTGACAAAGGATTCTAAACAGTTGTGACATTTTTCCCAACATCGGCTTATATCTTAATTACGAAACTCATCAAACTCCCTTCAATCCTTTGCAGGACTCGACCGACTCTTTCAGGCAAACAGAAAAGGCAACTGCAGGAGAAGCTGGAGTACGTTCAGGAGGTGGTGAAGACGAAGAAGGTattccatcagtgtgtgactGAAGTGATACACAGTGATGGTAATATAATACACAGTAGAGTGTTAAACcttcttttgtgtttctctaGAAAAATCTGTATGAAGAATACCTTCGCCAGAGTGTCAGCGATCATGACATGGATTTGTAGAGATGAAGACGACGACTCAGCATCCCCAACACCGACGCTGgaccaaatgaaatgaaagctcTGCCAAGGTTTCACACCAGCCGTCGTGTCACTCTGACCCCTCGATGCTGTATCCTGTCGTGCGGATGTAAATTATAAGCACATGGTAAACTCGTAGAAACCCCATCCAACATCTGGTGCTCTGGATACTGTAACGCCCGTTTTTAGACGATGTGAACACTCTAAACTCACACTACCTGCAGATTAATAGTTTGTTACTTGTTACTGATAACTTATTTGTTGTGAGCATTTATATACATGTACTTTGTGCCTCTGCTCCAGTCAAAATAATTCAGACTTGTACCACTATaagatatttaaacatttgcaaacTATTTATAATATTCCTTTATCAGATAAATTGTATTTTGGTTTAAAAGGCCGTAGGGCACTGGTTTACACGAGACGCTTTGTATGAGTTTTTGAAGACTTTCACCAGCATTTTATACAGAACTTCAACCGCCTGGTATCATGGTACTAATCCAGTTCACATCATGAACGTCTATGTTTTCTAATATGTGGAATATTCCATTATACACTCAaaatt
This genomic window from Anoplopoma fimbria isolate UVic2021 breed Golden Eagle Sablefish chromosome 11, Afim_UVic_2022, whole genome shotgun sequence contains:
- the si:ch211-11k18.4 gene encoding uncharacterized protein si:ch211-11k18.4, with product MTGKTKSRSAANAESVTGGVSCDERILRDCHRLYTDPDSGLVSVAESVDVKLLAPRKKITVMLMGNHSAGKSSFINWYVEEHIQRTGVAIETQGFNFVTSGRKRESLTGNATLHLYPHFKPLQEFKGVSEYLSTEICTSRQKRFSLVTFVDSPGLVDGDMKYPFDVDEVIMWLGDLCDLVLVFFDPMGQALCKRSLNIVERMNEKHGDRLRFYLSKADEAGGESDRQRVMMQIVQELCKRPGLNKCGFDMPTIYIPNPNKPSRCVNQIEEVCRTIEKTINQTVQNTLNSLEKDCEVISEAITDKLSDDRQTSAMNRRARCKSCLLTLLGFTVPLALMALLVLGILSQELLEVALGREGTETLSLYLSPVVKVLESLSVEQQLYGCGGMVLLSFLLLIIARFSFRTRPTLSGKQKRQLQEKLEYVQEVVKTKKKNLYEEYLRQSVSDHDMDL